The nucleotide window ACGCTCAGGAGGTGGGGGTGGTCGGCGGGCTGGTAGGTCACGGCGACCACCTCGGCCCCGGTCTCGGCAGCGCCTGCCGCCACGCGCGCGGCGTCGAGAAGGTCGTCCACCCGGATGTAGTGCGCGCAGGTGCTGATCAGGAGGTGGCCGCCCGGCGTCAGCATCCGCAGGGCGCGCTCGGCCCCCTCGGTGAAGATCCGCTTGGCACGCGGCACGTCGTCCTTGCGCTTGGCGAGGGTGGGCGGGTCGAGGACGATGGCCCCGAAGGTCTTCTTCTCGGTTTCCAGCCGGGCGAGCTGTTCCAGCGCGTCTCCCCAGCGCAGGCCCACCGACACGCCGTTTTGCCGCGCCTCGCGCTCCAGCACCCCCAGGGCGATCTGGTCCTTGTCGATGGCGGTGCTCTTCGCTCCGGCGCGCGCCGCATGCAGCGAAAAGCCCCCGGTGTAGCTGTACACGTCCAGAAAGCCCTCGCCGGGCTGCACGAGCGAGCGCATCAGGCGGCGGTTGTCGCGCTGGTCGAGGAAAAAGCCGGTCTTCTGCGCGTCCATCGGCGAAAAGTGCAGGGCGAGATCGTCCTCGTGGAACTCGACCCGCTCGGGCACGTCTCCCCACAGCGGGCCCGAGCGCAGGTCCAGGCCTTCGCGACGGCGTTCGCCCGTGTCGCTGCGCTCGTAGGCGCTGGTCGCTCCCGTCTCCTCGCGCAGCGCCCGCACGATCAGGTCGCGGTGCCGCTCGGCGCCCGCGTTGCGGAACTGCACACCCAGGACGCCGGCAAACTGGTCTGCCACCACACCCGGCAGGCCGTCGGCCTCGGCGTACACGGCCCGCACGGCGTCGGTGCCGGTAATGCGGCCCTCCCGGCGTTTCAGGGCCGCGCGTACCCGCTCGCGGTAGAAGGCGAGGTCAATGTCACGCTTGTCCCAGGTCAGCATCCGCAGCGGCGTGGCGCCCTCGGGGTTGAAGTACCCACGCCCCACCAGGGGGCCGCCGGGATCGCGCACGTCCACGACCTCGCCCGGGGCGATGCCCGCGTCGGCCGAGGCGACGTCGCCCGTATGGCCGAAAGGGTAGCGCCCGGCAATGCGCCGCACCGCGCCCGGATTGAGGGTGACCGACAGGGACTTCTTCATCGGGGAGCAGGGTAGCAGAGGGGGGTGGGAAAGACAGGTGCGCGGCCCGTGGCGTGTGGCCTGTAGAGGGGGTGAAGGCCACGCCTCGCCACCATTCCCGCCTTCCCATCTTTGCCCCAGTTCCTTCGCCGCCCAAGTCCCCACGAAGGCCGTCCTGCGCGAAGCGTGCGGGCTATTCCGACGCCATGGGACTGGCCCCGAACGGAGCCGTCACACCGCAGAGCCGTGCGA belongs to Deinococcus sp. Leaf326 and includes:
- a CDS encoding class I SAM-dependent rRNA methyltransferase, with the protein product MKKSLSVTLNPGAVRRIAGRYPFGHTGDVASADAGIAPGEVVDVRDPGGPLVGRGYFNPEGATPLRMLTWDKRDIDLAFYRERVRAALKRREGRITGTDAVRAVYAEADGLPGVVADQFAGVLGVQFRNAGAERHRDLIVRALREETGATSAYERSDTGERRREGLDLRSGPLWGDVPERVEFHEDDLALHFSPMDAQKTGFFLDQRDNRRLMRSLVQPGEGFLDVYSYTGGFSLHAARAGAKSTAIDKDQIALGVLEREARQNGVSVGLRWGDALEQLARLETEKKTFGAIVLDPPTLAKRKDDVPRAKRIFTEGAERALRMLTPGGHLLISTCAHYIRVDDLLDAARVAAGAAETGAEVVAVTYQPADHPHLLSVPESLYLKSILLRKE